One window from the genome of Streptococcus halotolerans encodes:
- the ldcB gene encoding LD-carboxypeptidase LdcB/DacB produces the protein MKQSFVANEKQRFSIRKYSFGVTSILLGMSFVCASQVSADEGLTPSSDTTDNYHLIRDSSVITSSPEFMSSSVVDQSLETPQMMTSSEIVPALSSKDISEMSMEATSEEPSLATAHSEVLSKHTDENTEVAPRMVSNSTSLVASKTMIKENETPELPKQGTYIYPERTEIRNEAKLSAPVQFYVNAGDKVFYDNLVTKDGHHWLTYLSYSGVRRYAPLGKVRDILPNSNSNREQDSQKVPQTLATSGTYRFTEEVAVKNAPKAAAKTEFTFNKGESINYDKTLIADNFQWLSYVSYSGTRRYVALSKVKTAPESPKTNPKPAPTKNTSPKEEAKHISQSGTYTFTQDSAIKNKPELSARTEFVYRKGDKVNYDRTLENDGHHWLSYISYSGTRRYVDLGKVKLSDLKEENKPAQEVKPTSSVKLYGRLDIKDISNEGFTITVSEVSSPTSIKAIKVPVWSDQGGQDDLVWYTAQKQVDDTYQVKVASKTHKRSTGDYHVHLYYDYGQGQLKGILSTKVTLPSNAVLKPAAPSTPQQKLTFNGSYYSVAGKYEEVLVVNKKYPLSAQYNPGENPTAKAAFVKLRNDMIAKGYNVGYGYSGFRSYNTQAGLYQSYVNRDGQAAADRYSARPGYSEHQTGLAFDLTDKSGRLLEDKAASVWVQNHAHEYGFVVRYQPGKEAITGFMQEAWHLRYVGKEAREIHDSGLSLEEYYGFQGGDYGNIQPKTGTNTNKTTLPAQGTYTFSKGAFVKADPKPSNPELAYYKAGSSVHYDKVVNVAGHQWLSYMSYSGVRRYVAID, from the coding sequence ATGAAACAATCTTTTGTTGCAAACGAAAAACAACGGTTTTCTATTCGAAAGTATTCCTTTGGTGTAACATCAATCCTTCTTGGGATGAGTTTTGTTTGTGCTAGTCAAGTTTCGGCTGATGAAGGGCTTACGCCGAGTTCTGATACGACTGATAACTATCATCTTATAAGAGATAGTAGTGTCATAACATCATCTCCTGAATTTATGTCTTCTAGTGTTGTGGATCAATCTCTTGAGACGCCACAAATGATGACTAGTTCAGAGATAGTCCCTGCACTTTCTTCTAAAGATATTTCTGAGATGTCAATGGAAGCTACAAGTGAGGAGCCTAGTTTAGCAACAGCACATTCAGAAGTCCTTTCAAAACATACAGATGAAAATACTGAAGTGGCTCCAAGGATGGTATCAAATTCAACTAGTCTGGTCGCTTCAAAAACGATGATAAAAGAAAACGAAACACCCGAGCTTCCCAAACAAGGGACTTATATCTATCCAGAACGGACTGAGATTCGCAATGAAGCCAAACTGTCTGCACCTGTCCAATTTTATGTCAATGCTGGCGATAAGGTTTTCTATGATAATCTAGTAACCAAAGATGGTCATCACTGGCTAACTTACCTCTCTTATAGTGGAGTCAGACGTTATGCGCCTCTTGGAAAAGTAAGAGATATTCTTCCTAACTCTAATTCCAACAGAGAACAAGATTCTCAAAAAGTTCCTCAAACACTTGCTACAAGTGGAACTTATCGTTTTACAGAAGAAGTTGCGGTTAAAAACGCCCCTAAAGCTGCTGCAAAGACGGAATTCACCTTTAACAAGGGGGAGTCAATCAACTATGATAAAACATTGATTGCTGATAATTTTCAATGGCTTTCTTATGTGAGTTACAGTGGCACGCGCCGTTATGTCGCTCTCTCAAAGGTTAAGACTGCTCCCGAATCACCAAAAACTAATCCAAAACCAGCTCCAACAAAGAATACATCTCCTAAAGAAGAGGCTAAGCATATTTCTCAATCTGGAACATATACCTTTACACAAGACAGTGCTATCAAGAATAAACCTGAACTTTCTGCCCGGACCGAGTTTGTCTATCGTAAAGGCGACAAGGTCAATTACGACCGAACTCTTGAAAATGATGGTCATCACTGGTTGTCTTATATCAGCTATAGTGGGACACGTCGTTATGTTGATTTAGGTAAAGTAAAACTAAGTGATCTTAAAGAAGAAAACAAACCAGCTCAAGAAGTAAAACCAACAAGTAGTGTTAAACTTTATGGTCGACTAGATATAAAAGATATTTCCAATGAAGGTTTCACAATAACCGTTTCAGAAGTCTCTTCACCAACTTCTATTAAAGCGATTAAAGTACCCGTCTGGTCAGACCAAGGAGGTCAAGATGACTTAGTATGGTACACTGCCCAAAAACAAGTTGATGATACTTATCAAGTCAAAGTGGCTAGCAAGACTCACAAAAGAAGTACCGGTGATTACCATGTGCATCTCTATTATGACTATGGCCAAGGTCAATTAAAAGGTATTTTATCTACCAAGGTTACCCTACCAAGTAACGCTGTCCTAAAACCAGCAGCTCCTAGCACTCCGCAACAAAAATTGACTTTTAATGGTTCGTATTATAGTGTGGCTGGTAAATATGAAGAAGTGTTAGTGGTTAATAAAAAATACCCACTATCTGCCCAGTATAACCCAGGAGAAAATCCAACCGCTAAAGCAGCTTTTGTTAAACTTCGTAATGATATGATTGCCAAAGGGTACAATGTTGGGTATGGTTACAGTGGTTTTAGAAGTTATAATACTCAGGCGGGACTGTACCAATCTTATGTTAACCGTGATGGACAAGCTGCAGCAGATCGCTATTCAGCAAGACCTGGTTATAGTGAACATCAGACAGGGTTGGCATTTGACTTGACTGATAAAAGTGGTCGGCTTCTAGAAGATAAGGCCGCAAGCGTATGGGTTCAAAATCATGCGCATGAGTACGGTTTTGTTGTACGTTATCAACCGGGTAAAGAAGCTATTACAGGCTTTATGCAAGAAGCTTGGCATCTTCGCTATGTTGGTAAAGAAGCAAGGGAAATTCATGATTCAGGATTGTCACTTGAAGAGTATTATGGTTTTCAAGGTGGGGATTACGGTAACATCCAACCAAAAACTGGTACCAATACTAATAAAACAACCCTACCAGCACAAGGAACCTACACTTTTAGTAAAGGCGCTTTTGTTAAAGCAGATCCAAAACCATCTAATCCAGAATTAGCCTATTATAAAGCAGGATCTTCTGTTCACTACGATAAAGTCGTGAATGTAGCAGGTCATCAATGGCTCTCTTACATGAGTTACAGTGGTGTAAGGCGCTATGTCGCTATTGATTAA
- a CDS encoding CPBP family intramembrane glutamic endopeptidase yields MSRFKRIIKFVGLILLVVGINLAPMILIGNQDKTPIALQWVFGILYLILAFLIIRKVWKTYLKKEDYKITGRPFDWKDFGIAGLFFLAARLVAILGTLLLQKITGNPMSANDAALQASASDLKNMFPLYFVAFHVMIGFFAPVLEEVTFRGFFSRYFFKKDNKWAKCLVSSLIFALLHAVMPIEIIMYFALGIVFFIAFNREENIRDSILVHMMNNGLLVIISVFNYILLLLGVI; encoded by the coding sequence ATGTCTCGATTTAAACGCATTATTAAATTTGTTGGTTTGATTCTCTTGGTGGTAGGGATTAATCTGGCACCTATGATTTTGATTGGAAATCAAGATAAGACGCCAATAGCCTTACAGTGGGTCTTTGGTATTCTTTATTTAATACTTGCCTTTTTAATTATTCGTAAGGTTTGGAAAACGTATCTTAAAAAAGAAGATTATAAAATCACTGGTAGACCATTCGACTGGAAAGACTTTGGTATAGCGGGATTGTTTTTCTTAGCTGCACGTTTGGTTGCGATTTTAGGAACACTGTTATTACAAAAAATTACTGGAAATCCTATGTCAGCCAATGACGCTGCTTTGCAGGCTAGTGCCAGCGATTTGAAGAATATGTTTCCTTTATATTTTGTGGCTTTTCATGTCATGATTGGCTTTTTTGCACCAGTCTTAGAAGAAGTGACCTTTAGAGGATTTTTTAGCCGTTATTTCTTTAAAAAGGATAATAAATGGGCCAAGTGTCTTGTGAGTTCCTTGATTTTTGCTTTGTTGCATGCTGTTATGCCAATAGAAATAATCATGTATTTTGCATTAGGGATTGTTTTCTTCATTGCTTTTAACCGCGAAGAAAATATTCGTGATTCGATCCTTGTTCACATGATGAATAACGGGTTACTGGTTATTATTTCGGTTTTTAATTATATTCTCTTGCTATTGGGAGTGATTTGA
- a CDS encoding ABC-F family ATP-binding cassette domain-containing protein has translation MSILEVKNLSHGFGDRAIFENVSFRLLKGEHIGLVGANGEGKSTFMSIVTGHLQPDEGKIEWSKYVTAGYLDQHTVLEAGQSVRDVLRTAFDDLFKTEVRINDIYMSMADEGADVDVLMEEVGELQDRLESRDFYTLDAKIDEVARALGVMDFGMDTDVTELSGGQRTKILLAKLLLEKPDILLLDEPTNYLDAEHIDWLKRYLQNYENAFVLISHDIPFLNDVINIVYHVENQDLVRYSGDYEQFQAVYAMKKAQKEAAYERQQKEIADLQDFVQRNKARVATRNMAMSRQKKLDKMDLIELDKEKPKPEFHFKESRTPSRFIFQTKDLVIGYDRPLTRKPLNLTFERNQKVAITGANGIGKTTLLKSLLGEIKPLEGIVETGDFLEIGYFEQEVVGGNRQTPLEAVWDAFPALNQAEVRAALAKCGLTSKHIESQIQVLSGGEQAKVRFCLLMNRENNVLILDEPTNHLDADAKAELSRALQAYKGSILMVCHEPDFYQGWTEVWDFNEMI, from the coding sequence ATGAGTATTTTAGAAGTTAAGAACCTTAGTCATGGTTTTGGTGACCGTGCTATTTTTGAAAATGTATCGTTTCGTCTTTTAAAAGGGGAACATATTGGTCTGGTTGGAGCTAACGGCGAGGGGAAATCAACCTTCATGAGTATTGTAACAGGACATTTGCAACCTGATGAAGGTAAGATTGAGTGGTCTAAGTATGTCACAGCTGGGTATTTGGATCAACACACCGTTCTTGAAGCAGGGCAATCTGTTCGTGATGTCTTACGTACGGCTTTTGATGACCTTTTTAAAACAGAAGTTCGTATCAACGATATTTATATGTCTATGGCTGATGAAGGTGCTGATGTAGATGTCCTTATGGAAGAAGTTGGTGAATTACAAGATCGTTTGGAGTCACGGGATTTTTATACCTTGGATGCTAAAATTGATGAAGTAGCACGTGCTTTAGGTGTTATGGATTTTGGTATGGATACTGATGTGACGGAGCTTTCAGGTGGTCAACGTACCAAAATTCTCTTGGCAAAATTATTGCTTGAGAAACCAGATATTCTTCTACTTGATGAGCCGACCAACTATTTGGATGCAGAACACATCGACTGGCTGAAACGTTATTTACAGAATTATGAAAATGCCTTTGTTCTTATTTCTCATGATATTCCATTCCTAAACGATGTGATCAATATCGTATATCATGTTGAAAATCAAGATTTGGTTCGTTATTCTGGTGACTATGAGCAATTCCAAGCTGTTTATGCAATGAAAAAGGCCCAAAAAGAGGCTGCTTACGAACGTCAACAAAAGGAAATTGCTGATTTACAGGATTTCGTGCAACGTAATAAGGCGCGTGTTGCAACGCGCAATATGGCGATGTCTCGTCAGAAGAAGCTAGATAAAATGGACTTGATTGAGCTTGATAAGGAAAAACCAAAGCCAGAATTTCATTTTAAGGAATCTCGTACACCCAGCCGTTTTATTTTCCAAACCAAGGATTTGGTTATCGGTTACGATCGTCCCTTGACTAGAAAGCCTTTAAATTTGACTTTTGAACGAAATCAAAAGGTTGCTATTACAGGTGCTAATGGTATTGGTAAAACTACTCTTCTGAAAAGTCTTTTGGGGGAAATTAAGCCTCTTGAAGGGATTGTAGAAACGGGTGATTTTCTAGAGATTGGCTATTTTGAACAAGAGGTTGTTGGCGGTAATCGTCAAACCCCGCTTGAAGCTGTTTGGGATGCCTTTCCGGCTCTTAATCAAGCAGAAGTTCGCGCAGCTTTGGCAAAATGTGGTTTGACCTCAAAACATATCGAAAGTCAAATTCAAGTTCTCTCAGGTGGAGAGCAGGCAAAAGTTCGTTTCTGTCTTCTGATGAATCGTGAAAACAACGTCCTGATTTTGGATGAGCCAACTAACCATCTGGATGCCGATGCAAAAGCAGAACTTAGCCGTGCATTACAAGCCTATAAAGGTTCAATCCTTATGGTTTGCCATGAACCAGATTTTTACCAAGGTTGGACGGAAGTTTGGGATTTTAACGAAATGATTTAA
- the guaC gene encoding GMP reductase, with protein sequence MFSDLPVFDYEDIQLVPNKCIINSRSEADTTVKLGNYTFKMPVVPANMQTIIDEEVAEQLAKGGYFYIMHRFDEAARKPFIKRMHDQGLIASISVGVKEYEYDFVTSLKDDVPEFITIDIAHGHADSVIKMIKHIKAELPETFVIAGNVGTPEGVRELENAGADATKVGIGPGKVCITKVKTGFGTGGWQLAALRWCSKAARKPIIADGGVRTHGDIAKSIRFGASMVMIGSLFAGHIESPGKTVDVDGETFKEYYGSASEYQKGEHKNVEGKKILLPTKGHLQDTLTEMQQDLQSSISYAGGKDVESLKFVDYVIVKNSIWNGDSI encoded by the coding sequence ATGTTTAGCGATTTACCAGTTTTTGACTATGAAGATATTCAATTAGTGCCTAATAAATGTATCATCAATAGCCGTTCTGAAGCTGATACAACTGTCAAATTGGGTAACTATACTTTCAAAATGCCTGTCGTTCCTGCTAACATGCAGACGATTATTGATGAAGAAGTGGCTGAGCAATTAGCAAAAGGTGGTTATTTCTATATCATGCACCGTTTTGATGAAGCGGCCCGTAAACCATTTATCAAACGTATGCACGATCAGGGGTTGATTGCGTCAATTTCAGTTGGTGTTAAAGAATACGAATACGATTTTGTAACATCATTGAAAGATGATGTGCCAGAATTTATCACGATTGATATTGCCCATGGGCATGCTGATAGTGTTATCAAGATGATCAAACACATTAAAGCGGAACTTCCTGAAACATTTGTTATCGCAGGTAATGTGGGAACACCTGAGGGCGTTCGCGAATTGGAAAATGCTGGTGCAGATGCTACTAAAGTCGGTATTGGTCCTGGTAAAGTGTGCATCACTAAAGTTAAAACTGGCTTTGGTACGGGTGGCTGGCAATTAGCGGCGCTGCGTTGGTGTTCAAAAGCGGCTCGTAAGCCAATTATTGCAGATGGAGGTGTAAGAACTCACGGTGATATCGCCAAATCAATTCGTTTTGGAGCTAGCATGGTTATGATTGGTTCGCTCTTTGCCGGACACATTGAAAGTCCAGGAAAAACCGTTGACGTTGATGGTGAAACCTTTAAAGAATACTATGGTTCAGCATCTGAATACCAAAAGGGTGAGCACAAAAATGTTGAAGGTAAGAAAATTCTTCTTCCAACTAAAGGGCATCTTCAAGACACTTTGACTGAAATGCAACAAGATTTACAATCATCAATTTCTTATGCAGGTGGCAAAGATGTCGAAAGTTTGAAATTTGTAGATTATGTCATTGTTAAAAATTCAATCTGGAATGGTGACTCTATCTAA
- a CDS encoding IS982 family transposase, which yields MSHLHYTAKSHHLQWNMKQLSKICSKLYHDYCPQSFKHRRNVNLSKVSDESLLVLLLLQAELGIKSQRHFYRICHLFPCGRLLERSRFNRWSRQLIWLVQVIRQALNTQISPDTIVIIDSFPLPLCQPVRNYKTRIFQGLADIGYNASKHLWFYGFKVHMLVTLSGYILNYVVTPASVHDIRAVNDLLENCQQPYILADLGYLSRDLQEHMKQKGYQLWTPLRQNMAGAKQHNHWKLMAMRRTIETRFSELCALFEIEQTLARGLQGLQLRMEQIVLAYNLRYFECN from the coding sequence ATGAGCCACTTACATTATACCGCTAAATCTCATCACTTACAATGGAATATGAAACAATTATCAAAGATTTGTTCGAAGCTTTATCATGATTATTGTCCTCAATCCTTCAAACATCGTCGCAATGTCAACCTCTCTAAAGTTTCTGATGAATCGTTACTAGTTTTATTACTATTACAAGCGGAATTAGGCATTAAATCGCAACGTCATTTCTATCGTATCTGCCACCTATTTCCTTGTGGTCGATTGCTGGAAAGAAGTCGCTTCAATCGGTGGTCACGGCAATTAATTTGGTTAGTCCAGGTCATCCGACAAGCATTGAACACTCAAATTTCTCCCGATACAATTGTCATCATAGATAGCTTTCCGTTGCCCCTTTGCCAGCCTGTCCGTAACTACAAAACTCGTATTTTTCAAGGATTAGCAGACATTGGTTACAACGCCTCCAAGCATCTATGGTTTTACGGATTTAAAGTTCACATGCTGGTTACTTTATCAGGTTATATTTTGAATTATGTTGTGACACCCGCTTCTGTTCATGATATTAGAGCTGTCAATGACCTTTTGGAAAACTGTCAGCAGCCTTATATTTTGGCAGACTTGGGTTATTTAAGTCGGGATCTTCAAGAGCATATGAAACAGAAAGGTTATCAGCTTTGGACCCCTCTACGCCAGAATATGGCAGGCGCTAAGCAACATAATCACTGGAAGTTGATGGCTATGAGACGAACTATTGAGACACGATTTTCAGAGCTGTGTGCCCTTTTTGAGATAGAACAAACACTAGCTAGAGGCTTACAAGGATTACAATTGAGGATGGAACAAATTGTATTAGCTTATAATCTGAGATATTTTGAATGTAACTAG